The sequence below is a genomic window from Silene latifolia isolate original U9 population chromosome 7, ASM4854445v1, whole genome shotgun sequence.
gattccgtttggaggccaggtgtgtccaaataccatggacacggctcaaaataccatggacacgtgtcggacacgtgccgaaataaaagatgaaagttagacacggctttatacgtgtccgacacgttttgacgtgtgtccgacgagtgtcgtgtccgacacgggtgTCCGACACGAGAACGCTGATttggaggagtgtccgtgcaacctagctagttaatacggagtaatattttaAAAACAAAATTGTGTTACCATTGCAACAAATAAATTACCTGGCCAACAAAAGTATGGTTGTATAACGAATTCCCAAGGGGTACGACGGTACAGTGAAGAATAAtgatatcatgtttctccatttCACCAGTTATTTTGGGTAAGATCCCTTTTCGCTTACCACAATACATCTTTAAGATTAGTGTTTTGTATGAGACCGTCGCTTCAATTTCAGGGAGCGAATTATAAATACTGATGCCACCACGCAAAACGTAAACATCTGAAGAGTCATCGTCGTCGTTGTCGACTACCATTTTCGATCTTTTGACCATCACCATTGACTCCACTTTTTCTTTAGCCGCGGCTTCCTCGAGTGCCTCAACCTTTTCTTTTAACTGTTTTATATGCTTGATTGACTCTCTTAATATAGTTGTTTTGTCCATCTATAAGCAATTTAAAGTTATTATTATCTTTAAAATAACTTCGAAGATATAATGTCTAGCATAATTTACCAGTATaaccataaattaaaataagaaaaaaaaaatcgtttatCATATACAGTACCGTCTCTCTTAAGAATTTGTGTACCATATATAGTACCGTCTCTCTTAAGAAATACGGAGTACATAATAAACAGTAAATGAACAAGAGTTAGCTCTATCGGCGACATTAGTGCGCACATttgaacaaaaataaaaaataaaaagtaaataaagtagTAACCTTTTTAAGGTGAGGAAGAAGGGCAGAAAGAGAGATAAATAGTTGTGCAGCGAACTGCCTTCTCTTCCTCTCAGACATAATATGATCACGAGCTTCATCTGGTGCCCTTGTCCTCTTTCTCCTACCTTTTCTCTTAGATTCATCAGAATCATCACTACTCTGAAGCGCCAACCCGTTCGGTTCTTGCTGCATATGGTTACAATTTGGTGGCGAAAGTTGTTCATTAGTTGAGATGGATAAATTGGAAGCAACTGTAGAATGTGTTGTTTCTTCATAtataggaggaggaggaggaggaggaggaggaggaggaggaggaggaggaggaggtggtggaagaagaagaggtggaagaagaagaggaggaagaagaagaggagagtCATCTCCTAACATGTGTGCTAGATCATCATGTATTTTTCTCATGTCTTGTTGAGAGTGATCATCATCTTGCATGGAGGGGCCGTTGTTAATGTCCAAGCCTTCACTATTCCACACCATTTCCTACATTTCCACAAATTATTTCTCAATTACTCCGTATAAGAATAATATTATAAGAATTTGCACAACACAAATGTTTCGAAAAAGGaaatagacaaaaaaaaaacatgaataaTTCGTTTTACGAAATTGGGAATAAAATAGAAGACATGAGGGAGTATTGTAGATAGTGTACACCTCATTTCACACCGAAAAACCAGTGAATACTAAAATTAAGGTTTAAAGGGGAGGAAAAGAACAACAAGATACCGGCTAAATGACCAAATtggttaaaaaaaataaaagtaaggTGGCTTGCCAAACggtaaaaaaaaagtttgatttggtgccaaattggtaaaaaaacctACAATAGGTGATAATTAAGTTAAAACCGACATAACTTTGGTTTCTTAAATATCTTGGGTTTACAATATCTGATTTATAATCTAGATTTGACTATCGGGTTTATAAGATGACCAAAATTACCGTGTTCAACAATTGTATCATTTACCTTATCCAAGACTTGGTTTTTTATAATTAAGTTAGATAAACTCCTTAGATTATTTGCTTATGTAAATGTTTGAACGGGTCGTTTTTAGACCAAGTCATAATAGACCTCTAATCAATATTGTGCAAATTGGTGGTTAGTTAAACTCTTTTTACCCATTTGGCAAGGAAGTCGACATCTACAGCAATCTAACGTAACCTAAACGTGTCGCTATTTGGCCTAAAAATCATTTAGTATACCGAGTAGTTTTTTTTACCAGTCTGGCATAAACCCTAACTTTTCTTTTACCATTATGGTATTTGGTCCCAGGGTACTAAACTTTTAATGATATGGCTCATGAAATCGTGAGAGATATTTGCACTATAAACTTATCgggagaataataataataataataataataataatataataataccaAATGTATTACAAGTGCTACATACTAAACGACTAAtcataattcatttatttatttttaatttttttacgtGAAGACTCGTTGGATctttacatttatttattttgttttgtattattttttgcactttatttatttaactttaattaaaatattatttttaaaatataaaaaaaaaattgtgatgtAGAGATTATAATTAAGGGATACAAACCTACAACCCTAATATTACACGTCTTTGCCATGCGGTGTGAGATATTATTTTGGGTGGGGGTGGGGgaatatttcataaatttttggTTCAACTCTCACTTCTGACGGTCACAAGCTTGTAACCTCTCATAACTCTCTCTTTTATTTGCTCTCCCGCTTGTCATTACTTTAATCGATATCAGAGGTTACTGTTGGATATGTGCTTTGAATCATTTAGTCGCCGCTTCAAACGACTATGACGAAGTCTCACTGACCGGTCAGCGAGTCGGGGTCCAGGGGTGAATCGTCCTGGTGGGTAGGGTGTGCATcagtccaagaccggaccggaccggaacccTTTAGGTCCGGTTTTTACCGGGTTTGGACCTGACCGCCGGTACCACTTTACAAGGCAAATTAAGTTATTTTTTTTAATGTGGACCAGACCGAACTGGACCGGAGACCGATCACCATATTTTTGGGACACGGAGACCGGACCGGTATGTATCCGGTCTGGACCGGACTGAACGACCGGTCCGGTTTGCCAGTTCGGGCCACTTTTTATTCACCCCTACTGggtgggggggagggggggggggcaACGCCTCGAAACCTAAACGGTATCTGTTGTCTGTATTGGGCTAGGTTTCATTCTTGAATcttattaggtcattctgtattaggtttTATAGTGTATTATACTATTATATAAACTCTCAAAGCCTTCTCTTTAGCCGTCCTCCATTTCATACCGTTCTAAATCCGTAATCTGAAAACTCTTCaaaatcaataaaactctccTCCCTTCTGCCCTGTAGACGTAAATAACACACCGTTAATAAATCACGTAAATCTATacatttatttctttattattcttTATTTATCTTTTCTCGTATCCATTATAACCGTCACAAATAAAAATATTTGAATTCTAAGACCATGTCCACTACATAACTACCCATCTGATAAAAATTCAGCTACTATAGATATGGTCTCCGTGTATTTAAAAACTCAGCTACTACAAATTAAAATACTACTTGTCAAATGTAGTAAGCGGATGCTATCCAATACACACACACGTAAGACTATGTTTATCAGTAGGTCTTGCAGACCTACTTAGCCCTAGTTCCTGCATTAAAATAATAGTTTTTCCTCCTTAACCCGATTACAAGACCTACCCCTTATTTTTGTTACTTTATCAAGCCCTACCTTAACCAAGTTTACACAATATCTCACATGCTTTCGTATTTCTTAAAACTTACGTTCTCAAAGTAATTTAAGTTTTTgatatttttttcattattaatttCTTTTTGAAGAGAATGAA
It includes:
- the LOC141591024 gene encoding transcription factor bHLH18-like; the encoded protein is MGEWITQLEMVWNSEGLDINNGPSMQDDDHSQQDMRKIHDDLAHMLGDDSPLLLPPLLLPPLLLPPPPPPPPPPPPPPPPPPPIYEETTHSTVASNLSISTNEQLSPPNCNHMQQEPNGLALQSSDDSDESKRKGRRKRTRAPDEARDHIMSERKRRQFAAQLFISLSALLPHLKKMDKTTILRESIKHIKQLKEKVEALEEAAAKEKVESMVMVKRSKMVVDNDDDDSSDVYVLRGGISIYNSLPEIEATVSYKTLILKMYCGKRKGILPKITGEMEKHDIIILHCTVVPLGNSLYNHTFVGQILKTDKMRMKELIVSLNSILHAQ